Proteins from one Podospora pseudoanserina strain CBS 124.78 chromosome 1, whole genome shotgun sequence genomic window:
- a CDS encoding hypothetical protein (COG:S; EggNog:ENOG503NUHJ; BUSCO:EOG0926146A), protein MPGVDGPSAGNDQNGPSPTTTTKDAPPASKPAVELDDFGLPIRKYVPPPVEMSEGSDGGDVATSANGSKSPQMGATTVQDDGLWRIENGGKAGQSVAGSTKAKSNGIRKGEESGSDDEFKDAVSQRGGVDEKKKEPGASSVTFSKELDQSSKATPTGAPAQTSTGLDSEPAAIKGGEEDSERTKNETVDQAVQETKNPQGHQRNKSSVANMLAEASEYSHQQLTAKQPEKVQGDDDGWQTMPAYAPYDIYDDDNRLIAKEYHEEDDDQKYGYGNLGGAGKGYTKVLVDDDAESATSMDENTQYLFQGRNAAGTSITEDEENQRDAVSQLQATKDLLTEGQRIAYVGLTRLELSAMVKTVEESIGVSSKSKKHVATAAESMQMWSQKMMIRLYSHMDISSDEQVMIEQLSAHGVIPADLTPVLMANARVKNPMAEEKEKWTSTSSRPSRAASLVTTNSDDTAEPPPPYSSNNESELAGPVQVPSQMSTAQKIDIDIRWTVLCDLFLVLIADSIYDSRARVLLERVAKDLEISWLDICRFEKKVTDALEMQQSAEKENWDETEHMENRRQRALTKRYAMMGLATVGGGLIIGLSAGLAAPMIGTGLAAGFSAIGVGGTTAFLSGVGGAAIITSTAAASGSIVGVRAANRRTGAVKTFEYRPLNNNKRVNLIVTVSGWMTGKVDDVRLPFSTVDPVMGDIYSVLWEPEMLTSMGDTINILATEALTQGLQQVLASTFLAALMSGLQIPVILTKLSYLIDNPWTVSLDRANMAGLILADSLIDRNLGTRPVTLVGYSLGSRVIFSCLKELAKKGAFGLVQNVYLFGSPIVVNADEYLRARSVVSGRFVSGYNRNDWILGYLFRLTNGGIRRVAGLAPIEGIHGLENMDVSEWVVGHMDYRTAMPRLLRECGWLVESDEFTEIEDPDPDNHQERQRELINEIEEARKELEREGKSNEKKSRFSLFGRKQKLQKQEWEVYEDSSKTGGAKSSGKTEDKEGNNHGVLFDVDALRAELAKEAASSKQNGQSVDEEVLQVKEIKSTLPPMKLDSSRTRGGSLRESKSYDAVPSGFGSPSRNGGSDEYRSAASPPAYQGYSSTSVGGGKQDSSYYPAYGGGGGFGDDDDGIQMTFDTGIDDRKSSSTTAAITTTTTTTTSTSTSRGMDYSGINNNNSHEPPRPELRGSQTLPNIALADPWADYEDDDFGKEKEIEMTFA, encoded by the exons ATGCCGGGAGTTGACGGGCCCTCGGCTGGTAACGACCAGAACGGCCCGTCCCCAACGACGACCACGAAAGATGCGCCGCCAGCTTCGAAACCAGCTGTCGAGCTCGACGACTTTGGATTGCCGATAAGAAAGTATGTCCCGCCACCGGTTGAAATGAGCGAGGGAAGTGATGGCGGGGATGTCGCAACAAGTGCGAATGGATCCAAGAGTCCACAGATGGGCGCGACAACCGTGCAAGATGACGGTCTGTGGCGCATAGAGAACGGAGGGAAGGCAGGTCAGTCTGTTGCGGGGTCCACAAAAGCAAAGTCGAACGGCATtaggaagggggaagaaTCAGGCAGCGACGATGAGTTCAAGGATGCTGTTTCCCAGCGGGGGGGCGTGgatgaaaagaagaaggaaccTGGTGCATCGTCGGTCACATTCTCAAAGGAGTTGGACCAGAGCAGCAAAGCGACCCCAACCGGAGCACCAGCACAAACCTCCACCGGACTCGATTCCGAGCCTGCCGCTATCAagggtggagaagaagattcaGAGAGAACGAAGAACGAGACAGTGGATCAGGCTGTCCAGGAGACCAAGAATCCACAAGGCCACCAGAGGAACAAGTCGAGCGTCGCAAACATGCTCGCTGAAGCCTCAGAGTACTCGCATCAGCAGCTCACTGCCAAGCAGCCTGAAAAGGTACAAGGTGACGACGATGGGTGGCAAACCATGCCTGCCTATGCTCCGTATGATATCTACGACGATGATAACAGGCTCATCGCTAAGGAATACCacgaagaggatgacgaccAAAAATACGGCTATGGCAATTTGGGTGGAGCTGGTAAAGGGTATACCAAAGTCTTGGTAGACGACGATGCCGAATCTGCGACTAGCATGGACGAGAACACACAGTACCTATTTCAAGGCCGCAACGCTGCTGGAACCAGTATCacggaggatgaggaaaacCAGCGTGACGCTGTCAGCCAGTTGCAAGCCACCAAGGATTTGCTGACAGAGGGTCAGAGAATCGCATATGTAGGCCTTACCAGACTGGAGCTCTCAGCCATGGTCAAGACAGTGGAGGAGTCTATCGGAGTCTCGTCCAAGAGCAAAAAGCATGTCGCCACGGCTGCAGAGAGCATGCAAATGTGGAgccagaagatgatgattcgGCTCTATTCGCACATGGATATCAGTTCGGATGAGCAGGTCATGATTGAACAGTTGAGCGCCCATGGGGTCATTCCAGCAGACTTGACGCCTGTTTTGATGGCGAACGCTCGTGTGAAGAACCcaatggcggaggagaaggagaaatgGACGTCGACCAGCTCGAGGCCTTCCCGTGCTGCTTCgctcgtcaccaccaactcgGACGACACTGCAgaacctccaccgccgtaCTCGAGTAACAACGAATCGGAGCTCGCTGGGCCTGTCCAGGTGCCCTCTCAGATGTCGACGGCGCAAAAGATTGATATCGACATCAGGTGGACGGTTCTGTGTGATCTGTTCCTTGTGCTGATTGCGGACTCCATCTACGATTCGAGGGCCAGGGTGCTGCTGGAAAGGGTGGCGAAGGACTTGGAAATCAGCTGGCTCGATATTTGCAGAttcgagaagaaggtgacGGATGCGCTGGAAATGCAACAGAgtgctgagaaggagaactGGGATGAAACAGAGCACATGGAAAATCGCCGGCAGCGCGCTTTGACAAAGCGCTATGCCATGATGGGCCTTGCTACGGTTGGCGGCGGCTTGATTATTGGGTTATCTGCGGGATTGGCGGCTCCTATGATCGGTACCGGTCTAGCAGCGGGGTTTTCGGCGATTGGTGTCGGTGGGACAACCGCGTTTCTTAGTGGCGTCGGAGGTGCTGCTATCATCACGTCGACTGCAGCGGCGTCGGGAAGCATTGTTGGTGTCAGAGCTGCTAACCGGAGAACCGGAGCTGTCAAGACTTTCGAGTACAGACCgctgaacaacaacaagagagtGAACCTCATCGTCACTGTCTCCGGATGGATGACGGGCAAGGTCGACGACGTACGGTTGCCGTTTAGTACTGTAGACCCAGTCATGGGTGATATATACTCGGTGTTGTGGGAGCCAGAAATGTTGACCAGTATGGGTGACACCATCAACATTCTGGCAACAGAG GCTCTCACACAAGGTCTTCAGCAGGTCCTTGCCAGCACGTTCCTGGCAGCCCTGATGTCTGGTCTCCAGATCCCTGTCATTCTCACCAAGCTCTCCTATCTGATCGACAACCCATGGACCGTGTCTCTCGACCGTGCCAACATGGCCGGTCTCATTCTGGCAGATTCGCTCATTGACCGCAACTTGGGTACTCGTCCCGTGACACTGGTCGGGTACTCCCTCGGCAGCCGCGTCATCTTCTCTTGCTTGAAGGAGCTCGCCAAAAAGGGCGCCTTCGGCCTGGTGCAAAATGTCTACCTGTTTGGAAGCCCCATCGTCGTCAACGCCGACGAGTACCTGCGGGCTCGCTCGGTGGTGTCAGGGCGCTTCGTCAGCGGATACAACAGAAATGACTGGATTCTTGGGTACCTGTTCCGCCTGACCAACGGCGGGATCAGGCGCGTCGCAGGGCTGGCGCCGATTGAGGGCATCCATGGGCTTGAAAACATGGATGTGTCTGAATGGGTTGTCGGACATATGGATTACCGTACCGCTATGCCCCGTTTGCTTCGTGAGTgcgggtggttggtggagagcGACGAGTTCACCGAAATCGAAGACCCAGACCCGGATAACCACCAGGAACGGCAGCGCGAGCTCATCAACGAGATCGAGGAGGCGAGAaaagagctggagagggaggggaagtcgaatgagaagaagagtcGGTTTAGCTTGTTTGGCAGGAAGCAGAAGCTGCAGAAGCAGGAGTGGGAGGTGTATGAGGATTCTTCCAAGACAGGTGGTGCCAAGTCTAGCGGCAAGAcggaggacaaggaggggAATAACCATGGAGTGTTGTTTGACGTGGACGCTCTTCGTGCCGAGCTGGCTAAGGAGgcggccagcagcaagcagaaTGGTCAGAgcgtggatgaggaggtgctgCAGGTGAAGGAGATTAAGAGTACGCTGCCGCCTATGAAGCTGGATTCGTCACGGACTAGGGGGGGCAGTTTGAGGGAGAGCAAGAGTTATGATGCTGTTCCGTCTGGGTTTGGATCTCCGAGCAGGAATGGGGGATCGGATGAGTACCGCTcggcggcatcaccaccggcgtATCAGGGGTACTCTAGCACTTCTGTGGGCGGCGGCAAGCAAGACAGTAGCTATTACCCGGCGtatggtggcggtggtggatttggggacgatgatgatgggatacAAATGACGTTTGATACTGGGATTGATGATCGCAAgtcttcctcgacgaccgcggcaataacaacaacaacaacaacaacaacatcaacgtcaacGAGTAGGGGAATGGACTACAGCGGCATCAATAATAACAACAGTCATGAGCCACCCCGCCCGGAACTGAGAGGCTCGCAAACCCTCCCGAATATCGCGTTGGCGGATCCATGGGCGGACtacgaggacgatgattttgggaaggagaaggagattgagatGACTTTTGCGTAG